DNA sequence from the Halichoerus grypus chromosome 8, mHalGry1.hap1.1, whole genome shotgun sequence genome:
TCTGCAGGAAGCTGTGCCAGGCCCCTGGGGACCGGGCTCTTGTGCGGTGAGGGGCACGGCATCCCTGAGCCCCAGCCCGGCCCTCCCGCACTCAGTGTGTGCTCATCCAGGGGATTCTGTGAGTAGGGAAACCTGTGACCCCAGAAAAACTGCATCCCAGCCGGGGCCCGGCCCTGGGAACTCCATCCGGTGTCCTCTGTGAGTGACAGCTCGCTCCTCCCTCAGTTAGAGAACAGACACTGTCTCCTCCCCAAGGTCTTTGGGAGAATCAGGTGAGAGAACCCTGAAAAATTGCTTTGTAATCTATCAAGTGCTGCACCGTGATGAGGGATTATGATCACTAGGCTCGTCCTGGGCAGTGTGTTACGGGGTGGCCACCAAGCAGCCAGCCGGTCTATGGCCTTGGTGGAGTAATTAGAGGCAGCCCCTTGTGCCCACAAATGCTCCATGGCAGGCATCTGGATGTCTTGCAGGCATCTCCAGTCGGCAGAGCAGTCCCTGCTTGCTCATCCACACCCCCCGCGGCCCCTCCGTCTTTCCTATCTGGGGCTGGCTCCAGCGTGGGCCAGGCTCCAACTACAGAGCTGCCCTCTCTGACACTTCCTTCCCTGCACCCCAGCTCTGTCTTCAAAAGTCACACAGGGTCTCCTCACCACCGCTAACGCTCCCACCAACACCCCGTCAAACCGCGTTTATGCCTCATCTGGGTTATGGGCCATGCTTCCTGCACACCGCAGAGCGTCGCTTTCATAGAACACACGTCAGTTCGTGTCAGCCTCGGTGGTCTCCCATGTCCATCAGAACAACCCCCGGGCCTGTGCAGGACCTGCAGACCCATGTGGCCCACGCTGCCTCTTTTCTGACCTCACCGGCCACCTGTCTCGGTCTCATGCACCATGCTAACTGTGTGGGCCTCCTTGGGGTTCTTCGAGGATGTCAAGCCCACATCCCCCTCGGGATGCACTTGAACATGCATCCTCTCGATGTGCTCccttgctcttttctttccttcttcaggCCTCTGCATGAAGGAAAACCCAGCCCGACAACTTTCCTGGCCAGCCCCCCCGCAAGCCAGCCCACTGCACCCCAGCATGCTGTTCGGTTTCTGCCTTTCCTGCCTTCAGAGAACGTATCACTGGCTGACGTGGGACATATCTATTCGTTGGTATGTCCCCTGTCTGACCCTATCAGGAGAATGGAACATCTATGATGGTAGGACTTTGGCTCGTTTACGACTTTATCCCCAGAGCCTCCAAAAGCGCTTGATGCAATTGCTTATGAATGCCTGAATGACCAAAGAATCTCAAAAGCCAATGGACCAGGGCAGATAatatttataactatttttttaattgtttttcattCAGAACTGTTGTGGATAAAACAGAAACTCTAGAAATTGCTCTACTCACCTCAAAAATAGCTGGGAAATCCTCCTCTGTGATGCCTGAGAAGTCTGCTGCTGTAGTAAACACATTGCTGATGCccattttgggaagcactttttTTAAGTCTATCTTGGAGGAGATCTTGAACTTGGGCATAATTAAGTGCACCCATCTGTTAGGAGTGAAAACCGCAAGGAAGCTGAACATGTCTCTCTCCCAGGTCCAGGGGAAGCaccttgtttttgcttttaggcCTCTTCCAAGGGAGAGTTAAGAAAGGATGAGGCATGGGTGCTGGTGTGGGGAGAGGTTAATGGTGCTGGAGCATCAGCGGCAGCTGTGCATTTCCAGACCACGCACGTGCCTAAAATACACCTTACTATTCAAGCTATGCCCCTCATAGTCTCCCCAACCAAGAGAAGATGAGGGTCAGGGCaggggatccagccctgagtccctCCAACCCTCCAGCTATAAGCAGGGATTTAATTGAGTGGTGATCCAAAATACAGTGCAGGAGATCTAGTGCCTAGTGCCCTCCCCCTACCCAGCAGGTCATGTGGTTCACAACCCAATATATCTTCACCTGTGTTCATGTGATATTAAGCTTCTGAATGGGTCATAACCTACTCAGTTGGGGTCTTCTATTGGGGTACCCCCTGTCCCAACCATGACATTGTGTGAAGTACGGCTGTGGCAGATGACGGCCGACACGCTCCGCTGTGGTCCTCAACCACGGATATGCTACATGGGCAGTAGCTGGTGCTCCTACATGGCATGGGGTGAACactatttggagatttttttccccagtctacACGTTTACTGCCTAAAGACTGCCCCTGCCCTCGCCAAGATCAGTGAGCCATTGGAAATCATGCTTTCATTATGTAATTTGCCCATATTTGATTGGACCGTGGTGGATACCATAACTAAGCTGGATCAATCCAATACTCCCTTCCAGGAACATGTCATTGGAACAGAAACATATTAGGTTCAGTATCAAGTGGAGCATTTGCTTGAGTGGAAGAGAGCCAAGTCTGTCCACAATGGACTCAGTTGGAAATTTACCTCTTAGGATCCTTCCCTGAGCATCATACCTAATTAAGATCCCCAATTAATACTCTACTTCTGAATCCTCTATTCTATCACCTACTCATTTTTTCCATAGTTTTACTGCAATTTGAATTTATACGTTTATTAGTTGACTTACTGCCTCTCCCACCGGACTGGAAATCTCACAATGACAGAGACGTGTTGGCTAGCCTTTGTATTCCCAGCACTGAGCAGTGTCTGGCACGGAATCGATGCTCAGGATATATGTGTTGGGTGAGTAAACCAGCTGGTTTGCTGAGTCAGAGAGGTGAGGAGCAAGGACAAATGACATCAGGGAGATGGAGTTCCCAATGATGTTGCGGTCCCCTATCCAATCCCTTGTGACACCAGGCTGCGTTTATCCTCTTAGGTGCATCTTTCTAATACATACCTTTCTTTACCCCCTTGAGCTTGTATGGAGTGGGTTTTTGATACATGTTACAAAAAGAACCATCATTTAGACAGTTGAAGGGGCATCCAGCTGATAATGGAAGCCAGGCTATCATTTTTCCtgcttggcttctttcattttccaCAAATATGCTAGGAAATAAGCAAGTACTCAATTTCCCTGAAATAAGACTTTTGTACAGAGGAAGTGAGATCTGAGCAAAATTTCAATGTGAATCTAGAATGTCCCTCCAGAGTAGCATACCTCATGCCACTGGATTTCAGAAGTGTAGCTCTTTGAACAACCATCTCTTTTACAGTACAGTCGGGCTGTCCTACATCTGGGAGCACAAGGACTATGGACATGTTTCCAATGAAAGGAATTTTAACCATTGTAGCAAACAGCTTCTCCGATCGGCTATAAGTCATGTGTTCCTTCTTCCACATCATGTCCACCTGCACTGTGGTGCGCTCATCCACAAAGAAGTCCTCCTTGTGCATGAGGTTGgtatgaaaagacattttccaaatGCCTAGGAGAATCAGAAAGGAGAAACTCAAAGAGACCTGTTGGAGAAGGCATCAGCACCCACATGTCTGGGGACCCCAGAGGTGAGGGGCTTGAGAAGGGAGCAGCCTCCCTCCAGCGATACCTGGACCTCAGtgaacagaatatttaaaatcccAGATGggtgcaaaggaaaaaaagcaaacacacgagttttgaaaatattcacCATAGGATTTCTTTAAATCTATATTCTTCAAAAGATTTTTCCTAAAATACTGCCTGCCTCTGGAACTATAACACCAAGAAAGGATTATGTTGTCAAATAATCTGGGAAACAATGACCACAACACCCCTTCTTTGAAAATTCCCACCGCATTTTAGTGGATTAAGAGTTCcgataggcaactgatgaataactgagcTCTACAACTGAAACTATGTGtaaattagttgaatttaaataagataagataatttaaaaaagagttctGAGAAGTCTTATGACAAAGAAATCTGCTTAAAATTGTTTAACGTATTCAAGGAGGGAGAATTTTCATCAGAAGAACATACACTTGCGTGCACATGGGTGCACACTCACTCCTGCGCAGAATCCTCTTCTGCCATCAAGAGTTACTCCATTTTACTCCAAAATATCTTAAGTTTGGCCAACGATATGACTGAAAGGGTTGGGAacagaaacacttaaaaatgctagataattggggcgcctgggtggcttagtcattaagcgtctgccttcagctcaggtcatgatcccagggtcctgggatcgagccccgcatcgggctccctgctcagtctggagtctgcttctctctctccctctgctactgtctgtctctttctctgtgaaataaataaataaaatctttaaaacaaatgttagatagcacaatgaaataaaagcaaattaaaagttTTGATTCTACTGGCCTATGGGACATGGGATAGAATCACAAAAACTAGGTTTTTTTCTGACTGAGATTTTTCAGGAAACACAAGGGCAAAGGTTACCTAAACAGGAATTCATGCACTTGATAAACCTTACCTTTGAAGAAAACGTAATTTATAAGAAACAGGAAGGTATGAGGGTTCAGAGAGGTGATGAATCTCTTGGTTCCCTTGTGCATTTTTTCAGCCACAAAGTGGTTGATTTGCTTCTTGGTGTGTTTTACATCTCGAAAGTCAATCATCTGGGCCTTCACGTCATATATCCCCTCTATGTCCCACAGAAACAGGGTGTTGATCTTCCTGTTGCTATCGATAAAGAGCATGTCCCTGTGCTTCAGGTGCCCCTCCCTACTCAGCTGCTTCAGCATCTGGACGACACTCTGGAAGCCATGGTGCACGTCCCACACCTTCATGACTTTGAGGTCAAATCCAAGGCCCTCGAGGAGGTTAGTGAGTGTTGTGGATCTGGTCCCCAGGGAAAGCATGGTCAAGGAGGCAGAGATACTCAGAGGGGAGAAGATGATATTCTTTCTGGGATGCTCCATTAACAGGGTTTTGAACAATTTGTGGGCGAAATCCTTATTGCCAGCTTCTATCTTGTGGCGGACGGGTGAAATTTTCCATGATGAGACTGGGTAAATATTCCATTTGGATCTTTGTTTCATCTCACAGCAGATGCTATTAAGAAGGCCACAGAGGATGAGGACCAGAGAGAGAGCCAGGTGCATTTTCCTGTGGGACATTTCTGCAGCAATCCAGGGAGCTCTAATTGGAAGGAAGGAACATTCCATGGAACATGTTCTCGATGCTAAGGGGCTTGAGAAAAGGCCCATTATTACCTGGGAGCTGGGGGTTACTCTTAGTCCTTGATTGGAGGATGCTACCTAAGGCTAATGAGGAAAGGCTAAAGTGTTTTGGaatgtgactttaggcaaattaAAGATAAATGACCTGATGACAAGGGATCcaattctgcctctggcctgTGCTACAAGTGGGTCCTAATGCAAGTCACTTCTCCAGCCTGGTCCTAGCACCTCTTGTCACTATGACATTCTATGATTTTGAGCAGCACTCTACACTGGgaattctctgtctctctctctctctgtcttttcttttttctgctctttctttttttttttaaatacagggcTCATAACAAAGTCCTGAAAAGTATGGAAAGGGAAGGCAAGGAGAGGGATAAAGCAGGGAGTGCAGATTGAAATGTTATAGAGATCTGGCCAGAAATACACACAGACAAGGCCAGCAAGCATCATGTAATAAGGACCACTGGGGActgtggcaaagggagaggcatGCCCAGGTCAGAGGCAGGCAGGTGCTACTCAGCCCAGCTATGTTCACTGTGTGGGAGTGCTGGGTCAGTGgtgcccagttttttttttttttttttatgtttctgaagaAGCTGGAAACCTAGATTTTTGCATGAAAAATTCAATCTTGTCAAAAGCACTTGCTAACACTATCTAGCTCAGATGGAGACCAGATCTGGCTTCAGGGCGGCCAGGTGTGATTTCTGAAAGGAAGCCCAAGTGGTGCTCAGGTGACTGGGTCATGAGCTGAATGGAGGGCCTGGCAAAGTTGTCTCAGGTGACCCTGGCCACCTCCTGTGGGCCCTCCCGGTCCTCACAGCTACTGCCCCATCCCATTGTTGGGGGGAaaacctctctcttcccctggaTGTGCCCCCCACGATTGACTGGGACTAGAAGTCAGGCCTGCAATCTGAAAAGTGCTCTAATGGTGGGATTTCTGGCACCCCCAATGGGAAGGGAAAAGATGTGAACTATGCCCTGAGTTTGTGTTCAGTTCAACCTCTTTAGGGCAGGGCCCTGTCTTCCTGCCTGGTTTTCCTACAGTTCCTGACACAGCTCTGGGCACAGGGTCCGCTCCTCTGCATGTGTCTGGTGATCCATCACCATGGCATCTCTTGTCATGGCTACCGAAATAGCATCTGCTGTGGATGAAGGTTTATGTccctcaaaattcctatgttgaagccctactcCCACATGTAATGGTGTCTGAAGGGAGGGCCTATGGGAAGGAATTAGGGTCAGACAAGGTCATGAGGGTCCCTTATATATGGTCATAGGTTAGTGCCCATgtaggaagagacaccagagcatTGGCTCTCCCCTGTCCTTGACCCTGTGCCTGTACCCACAAAGATGAGGTCACATGAGGACATTGCCAGAAGACCAGGGAGacggctctcaccagaacccaaccgtGTTGGCACCCCGACCTCagtcttccagcttccagagctgtgagaaaataaatgtctgttttctaagccccccagtctgtgggattttgttatggcagcccaagctgactaaaaTAGCATCTCTCAGTTCCCAGTCTTGCCCCCCACTGACCCTTCCAGCCACTTTGCAGCCAAGGTGGGTTCCCCAAAGCATAATCGTCATTTCCTCTTCCTGGCTCCCCATGAGCTTCGAAGAGATGGAGTACAAATTCTTCAGGTGACAGAGAAGCTCTAAAGACCCTGGTTCCTGTCAACCAGACTCCTGGCCCTGAGCAGCCTGCCCCATGCCCTCATTGTCCCCTCCAGCACGCCCAGCCACCGCCCTGcctcccactgccccacccctgtcattcccccagcagcccccctccttccctgccccctccatcTGCCTCGtctgagtgggggaaggggcagtaAGGGGTGTAGGGCACTGTGGTTGAGGGGGgcatgagggggagggggccATGGGGTGGGGAAATTAGCGTATGGAAGAGATtccagaaaatacacacacacacgcttatCACACTGGATTTTCCATCATCTTCCCTAAGGCAAATACTACCTGAAACATGGCAAAAAGGAACAATGAAACACACACTCCATGGAACCAGTTCTGTCTCCTAGAGAAAGGTGACTTACCTTCCAGAGGAGCTGCGGTTGCCACGAGCTCTTTGTATCTGTCCATGCCTTATTTATACTGCCGCGGGGGTAGCGATGTGGATAAACCTGAGTTAATATTAACGACCGACAGATCATGTTCAAATACTGTCCAAAGCAAACAACAACTGaatcatttatgttatttttctttgcgCATCAGTCCCCAGTGAGACAATGAGCAAAGTAATGGTTACGGTGCCATTTGTGTTACTGGTCAGGAATTTGCTCAGGCAGGGTTTGGCAAACATCCACTTAACCCCTCCTGAGAGCCATGCTCTGGCTTAGTACTGGACTAACAAGATGCTTAAGGCCTGGCTCCCACTTGAAGAGAACCCCTGGCCCCAAGGAACTCTTGGTTTAGAAGGAGAAACACACATGTAAAAAGATTGTGGGGCCCATGTGACTAGTCAGGAAGAGTACACATTCTCAGGAAGGAGCTGTGCAAGGGAAGAGAAGGACCCAGGGAATGACCTGGGACCATCAGGAGAGGGTGGGTACCTTTCATCTAGGTCTTAAAAAGATAGGCAGGAGTCTACACATCCTCACGGAAGTCTGAAGAGGGAATTCTGGATGGTGGGGAAGAGAAGGACCCAGGGAATGACCTGGGACCATCAGGAGAGGGTGGGTACCTTTCATCTAGGTCTTAAAAAGATAGGCAGGAGTCTACACATCCTCACGGAAGTCTGAAGAGGGAATTCTGGATGGTAGGGTGGGATGGTGAAGATGCCTGGCACTTGTGAGAAGGGTCAAGACTATAGATGTAGGGTGATTCCAAATCTAGAAGGAATTTACTACTGGCATGATGGAGAGAAATCACTGACAAATCCTTTCCTTAGTAGCAACTAAGAAGCTAGACACAATTGTCAAAAAcaaccatttctgtgctctagtaATCTACCAAAGGCCTATGACAAACAGAGAAGCATTCATTCATGAGAAGTACTAAACTTTGGGGAAGCACAGAGTCTGTGACATTTTTGTCTGGGGCTGCTTCCTCCCAACCCGGCTCTGCTGGTGGGTGGTCGAACCAGAGCAGAGCCAACTCACCTGATTTGGAGTGTTGTCTGTTCAAGTGACAATCTCAGTGGCCAGCAGTATGTGTGTGCAGGGGGGCACacattgtgtgtggggggggcagtggtTCCGCTAGTCTGTGGTTGTGTTTGGGGCAATAAATAAGCCAGTGGAGTAGCAGGAGATTAAACAGGGAGTCCCAAGAGGTGTGGCAGCTCCAGGGGGCCTGATGAGCCTTCTGCATATCCGAGGTGGAGGGGGGGCTCTGCATGTGTACAACAGAGACTGGAACAGGTGCAAGCTCCACACACCTCCCTGGTCCATGGAGAAGCAAGAGAGAAGACTGGAAAGACAAATCTGGGTGGTACTTGAGAATTGCCTGAGGTTTGAACGGACTCATCAGCCCACATACAGATCGATCATAGGCAAGTGGAAGCTTTATTGGCTCAATGTGTTTGAACACCGTTTCTGATCAATATGTGGCTGAACAATAAGCAATACAATCACAAGGGTGACCTCTAGGAGGCAGGCTTATAcattaaataaggaaaagaaaaacaagaaacaccAGTGGCCAGAAGTTGCAGGGGAAACATGTTTTATAGATTCAGTCTAGGCAAATTACTACATAAACACACAAACCCAAAAACCCCCAGGAGGGAAGATTCAGAATCCAGAGTTACTataacatattttctaaaatgtccagcactcaagaaaaaaatcacgAGATGTGCAAAGAAACCAGAAAGCATGACCCCTACTCAGGAGAAAAGAAGTCAATAAAAACAGCCTTTGAGTATCCCCAGATACTGACTTCAGCAGCCAAAGACTTCATAgcaaatcaataataataataagacaagaaactcaatttaaaaatgggcagaagactctaaccaacatttcaccaaagaggacaaatatgaatggccaataaacacctggaaaagcaaattaaacccacAGTGACTTAACATCACACACCTGTTAGAAAGGTTATAATAAGacagaaaataccaagtgttggcaaggacacggagaaactggaatcctcatTCATCGTGGGTTGGAAAGCAGAACAGCGATACGTGCGATAGCATGGACAGTGTTATAGTGAGACGGGGAAGCCGCTCACAAGACTGCATACTGTTGGATTCTGTTTCTGGGAGAGGTCCAGAAAAGGtaaatttttagagagagaaggcagatcAGCAGTTGCCTGGGGCTGAGAGAAGGTGCTAGGACAGACTGCAAATGGGCTTGAGGACAGGTTTTGGTATTGGAAGTGTTCTAAAACTGGGCTGAATTTACTAAAAACCATGGAATTATACACGGACAATGGGTGGATTTTATAGCATGCAAATTATTAGCTcgataaagctgttaaaaaaaaaaaaaaaagatgagcagtGGCAGCAAGCTTTGTTGGAAAGATGGTGGGCCTGGGGTCCCGTGCACCTGGAGGTGAGCATCAGTAACAGCGCCatacattgggctctgtgttgcACCCTTGATCTGCAGCATCTCACTTAACCCTCTCACAACAGTCGCGCcgggcaggtactattattactgGCCCCATTTTAGAGGTGCGGatccaggctcagagaggttcagtaacttatCCACAGTCACACAGTTagtggggagcagagctgggactcagaccCACGTCCACCTGACACCACAGCCATGCTCCTAACCCAGAGCTCCCTGACCAGAGATCTCTCTTTGGTAATAGACTCTGGACTAAATGGGCAGTGGACAAAGTTTTATAGGTAGGggcttttaaaacttctttaaatgCTGCCTCTTGACTTTATAAGTGTGTAATGCTATATGGTAATTGTATTAGTTATCAAGAATCGCAACATCAGCATCCTATTTTAAGTGCCCTGGCACAAGGAGATTTTActttttgacaattatgaataaacagGCACTGTGGTGTGTAATTTTAAAGCTAGGCCTCTGAACATATTTTGCAGGGGATCAAAC
Encoded proteins:
- the LOC118522699 gene encoding uteroferrin-associated basic protein 2-like: MSHRKMHLALSLVLILCGLLNSICCEMKQRSKWNIYPVSSWKISPVRHKIEAGNKDFAHKLFKTLLMEHPRKNIIFSPLSISASLTMLSLGTRSTTLTNLLEGLGFDLKVMKVWDVHHGFQSVVQMLKQLSREGHLKHRDMLFIDSNRKINTLFLWDIEGIYDVKAQMIDFRDVKHTKKQINHFVAEKMHKGTKRFITSLNPHTFLFLINYVFFKGIWKMSFHTNLMHKEDFFVDERTTVQVDMMWKKEHMTYSRSEKLFATMVKIPFIGNMSIVLVLPDVGQPDCTVKEMVVQRATLLKSSGMRWVHLIMPKFKISSKIDLKKVLPKMGISNVFTTAADFSGITEEDFPAIFEAIHEATMEVSEEGKMDTPEDMDSSNAIPWRTHAAAPLVVKFNRPFFLFVEDWMTQRAILMGKVFNPIAE